AGCCACTAAGAGCGAGGTTAAAGCCGTCAGAGGTCAGCCACTAAGAGCGCGGTTAAAGCCGTCAGAGGTCAGCCATTAAGAGCGAGGTTAAAGCCGTCAGAGGTCAGCCATTAAGAGGGAGGTTAAAGCCGTCAGAGGTCAGCCACTAAGAGCGAGGTTAAAGCCGTCAGAGGTCAGCCATTAAGAGGGAGGTTAAACCCGTCAGAGGTCATCCATTAAGAGCGAGGTTAAAGTCGTCAGAGGTCATCCATTAAGAGCGAGGTTAAAGCCGTCAGAGGTCATCCATTAAGAGCGAGGTTAAAACCGTCAGAGGTCATCCATTAAGAGTGAGTTTAAAGCCGTCAGAGGTCAGCCATTAAGAGCGAGGTTAAAGCCGTCAGAGGTCATCCATTAAGAGCGAGGTTAAAGCCATCAGAGGTCATCCATTAAGAGCGAGGTTAAAACCGTCAGAGGTCATCCATTAAGAGCGAGGTTAAAGCCGTCAGAGGTCAGCCATTAAGAGCGAGGTTAAAGCCGTCAGAGGTCATCCATTAAGAGCGAGGTTAAAGTCGTCAGAGGTCATCCATTAAGAGCGAGGTTAAAGCCGTCAGAGGTCATCCATTAAGAGCGAGGTTAAAACCGTCAGAGGTCATCCATTAAGAGCGAGGTTAAAGCCGTCAGAGGTCATCCATTAAGAGCGAGGTTAAAGCCGTCAGAGGTCATCCATTAAGAGCGAGGTTAAAGCCGTCAGAGGTCATCCATTAAGAGCGAGGTTAAAGCCGTCAGAGGTCATCCATTAAGAGCGAGGTTAAAGTCGTCAGAGGTCATCCATTAAGAGCGAGGTTAAAGCCGTCAGAGGTCATCCATTAAGAGCGAGGTTAAAGTCGTCAGAGGTCATCCATTAAGAGCGCGGTTAAAGCCGTCAGAGGTCAGCCATTAAGAGCGAGGTTAAAGCCGTCAGAGGTCAGCCATTAAGAGCGAGTTTAAAGCCGTCAGAGGTCATCCATTAAGAGGGAGGTTAAAGCCGTCAGAGGTCAGCCATTAAGAGGGAGGTTAAAGCTGTCAGAGTTCATCCATTAAGAGCGAGGTTAAAACCGTCAGAGGTCATCCATTAAGAGGGAGGTTAAAGCCGTCAGAGGTCATCCATTAAGAGCGAGGTTAAAGTCGTCAGAGGTCATCCATTAAGAGGGAGGTTAAAGCCGTCAGAGGTCAGCCATTAAGAGCGAGGTTAAAACCGTCAGAGGTCATCCATTAAGAGCGAGGTTAAAACCGTCAGAGGTCATCCATTAAGAGCGAGGTTAAAGTCTTCAGAGGTCATCCATTAAGAGCGAGGTTAAAACCGTCAGAGGTCATCCATTAAGAGCGAGGTTAAAACCGTCAGAGGTCATCCATTAAGAGCGAGGTTAAAGCCGTCAGAGGTCATCCATTAAGAGCGAGGTTAAAACCGTCAGAGGTCAGCCATTAAGAGCGAGGTTAAAACCGTCAGAGGTCATCCATTAAGAGTGAGGTTAAAGTTGTCAGAGGTCATCCATTAAGAGCGAGGTTAAAACCGTCAGAGGTCATCCATTAAGAGCGAGGTTAAAGTCGTCAGAGGTCATCCATTAAGAGCGAGGTTAAAACCGTCAGAGGTCATCCATTAAGAGCGAGGTTAAAACCGTCAGAGGTCATCCATTAAGAGCGAGGTTAAAGTCGTCAGAGGTCATCCATTAAGAGCGAGGTTAAAACCGTCAGAGGTCCTCCATTAAGAGCGAGGTTAAAGTCGTCAGAGGTCATCCATTAAGAGCGAGGTTAAAACCGTCAGAGGTCATCCATTAAGAGCGAGGTTAAAGTCGTCAGAGGTCATCCATTAAGAGCGAGGTTAAAACCGTCAGAGGTCATCCATTAAGAGCGAGGTTAAAGTCGTCAGAGGTCATCCATTAAGAGCGAGGTTAAAACCGTCAGAGGTCATCCATTAAGAGCGAGGTTAAAGTCGTCAGAGGTCATCCATTAAGAGCGAGGTTAAAACCGTCAGAGGTCATCCATTAAGAGCGAGGTTAAAGTCGTCAGAGGTCATCCATTAAGAGCGAGGTTAAAACCGTCAGAGGTCATCCATTAAGAGCGAGGTTAAAGTCGTCAGAGGTCATCCATTAAGAGCGAGGTTAAAACCGTCAGAGGTCATCCATTAAGAGCGAGGTTAAAGTCGTCAGAGGTCATCCATTAAGAGCGAGGTTAAAACCGTCAGAGGTCAGCCATTAAGAGCGAGTTTAAAGCCGTCAGAGTTCATCCATTAAGAGCGAGGTTAAAACCGTCAGAGGTCATCCATTAAGAGCGAGGTTAAAGTCGTCAGAGGTCATCCATTAAGAGCGAGGTTAAAACCGTCAGAGGTCATCCATTAAGAGCGAGGTTAAAGTCGTCAGAGGTCATCCATTAAGAGCGAGGTTAAAACCGTCAGAGGTCATCCATTAAGAGCGAGGTTAAAGTCGTCAGAGGTCATCCATTAAGAGCGAGGTTAAAACCGTCAGAGGTCATCCATTAAGAGCGAGGTTAAAGTCGTCAGAGGTCATCCATTAAGAGCGGGGTTAAAACCGTCAGAGGTCAGCCATTAAGAGCGAGTTTAAAGCCGTCAGAGTTCATCCATTAAGAGCGAGGTTAAAACCGTCAGAGGTCAGCCATTAAGAGCGAGGTTAAAGTCGTCAGAGGTCATCCATTAAGAGCGAGGTTAAAACCGTCAGAGGTCATCCATTAAGAGCGAGGTTAAAACCGTCAGAGGTCAGCCATTAAGAGCGAGGTTAAAGTCGTCAGAGGTCATCCATTAAGAGCGAGGTTAAAGTCGTCAGAGGTCAGCCATTAAGAGCGAGGTTAAAACCGTCAGAGGTCATCCATTAAGAGCGAGGTTAAAGTCGTCAGAGGTCATCCATTAAGAGCGAGGTTAAAGCCGTCAGAGGTCATCCATTAAGAGCGAGGTTAAAACCGTCAGAGGTCAGCCATTAAGAGGGAGGTTAAAACCGTCAGAGGTCAGCCATTAAGAGCGAGTTTAAAGCCGTCAGAGTTCATCCATTAAGAGCGAGGTTAAAGCCGTCAGAGGTCATCCATTAAGAGCGAGGTTAAAGCCGTCAGAGGTCATCCATTAAGAGCGAGGTTAAAACCGTCAGAGGTCATCCATTAAGAGTGAGGTTAAAGCCGTCAGAGGTCAGCCATTAAGAGCGAGGTTAAAGTCGTCAGAGGTCATCCATTAAGAGTGAGGTTAAAGTCGTCAGAGGTCATCCATTAAGAGGGAGGTTAAAGCCGTCAGAGGTCAGCCATCCCGAGCGAGGTTGGAGCTGTCCAAGGTCAGCCATCCAAGCAAGGTTGCAACCAGCCGAGATGAGCCCTTCCGAGCGAGGTTGGAGTGGTCAGGGATCAGCCCTTCCGAGCGAGGTTGGGAACTTCAGCCAGGTCCAGTTAAGTGATTCAGAGCCCTGAGTGAGAAGTCATTTTTCTGATGGCAGTGCCAATACTGAGCAGCCATCTTGCTGAGGTCAAAGCCACTGGGAAGCAGCCATGTTAGTGAGGTGAAAGTGTAATGAGCATTTAAAAAGATTAGAAGTGTTGGATACGCCATCTCTCTGCATTCAGAGCCATTAGTGAGCAGCCATGATTGTGAGTTCCCAGGTTAGACAGGTGAAGATGCAGAAATGATgtttgttctgtgtgtgtgtgtgtgtgtgtgtgtgtgtgtgtgtgcgtgtgtgcgcgtgcgctgcAGATTAAAGAGGCTGGATGAGTTCCTGACTCAGGCGTGTATGTATGCAGAGTCTGTGTATAAGGTCTTGTACTGGGAGAGTCACACAGCCTCTTCACTGTGAGtaacacacactgttacacacttccTGTATGACTGATGGACATGACGGACTTAAAGAGCACTCGCTGTGTTCCTCTGGCTCTGTGCAGGTTTTACGGCTTCCTCCTGACGACAGTGTGTTTACTGTACACGGCTCCTGTGGGCTGGAGTCTGTCTCTCATCAACAGCACCCTCTTCATCTGGAACAAAGACTTCTGCAGGCGTcagtcagcacacacacacacacacacacacacacacacacacacacacacacacacacattgtctcTATAGTGTAAAATCGGAGCGAGTGTACTAATTTACCATGTTGGTTTatgctgactgtgtgtgtgtgtgtgtagttgtgttgcAGCTGAAGGACTTGTTCCGCTCGCCTCCGGTCCAGCCTGCAGAAGGAGAGACAGAAAAGAGCGATCCAGACCCGAGCCACGTGTCAGACCGAACCCCTACTCCCACCAGTCTGGAGGTGAGACAGAGATGGAAAAGAAAAGAGTTATTGCATCATAAAATAGAAGAGCCAATCATGTTCCCGTATGCAAATTGCGGGGCATGTATAAATAAAGATTTAAGGATAAGAAAGATTAAAAAGGGCTTCTGTACCTTCATAGGTGTTTAATGAGATTTTATTTGTGAGTCATCTTCAATATTACAAACGTATTGTTTTTTCatagaaaatgtattatttatagTTGAGTTGATTAATAAGTAAAAGATATTAATTGATGGATGTACTGtgcattaatgtgtgtttttacaCTGGTGAAACTACATTCCTCTCCGCATTCATGATTTGTGATGTCACTTTTGGAATTTGTGCATAAaacgtatctatctatctatctatctatctatctatctatctatctatctatctatctatctatctatctatctatctatccaatatttatttatttatttatcatgatgaaaccttttttttttaaacctagaaacGCATacagagtgaaaaagagagctTGGGTAAAGGAGTGTGGTCGGTTATTATGTGTCTCTGTGCAGGATCTGTCACCAGGAAGTGTGGAGGAGGCAGAGGAGGCGGAGCCTGATGATGAGTTTCGAGACGCCATAGAGGTACAGAGACCCCTGTAGCTTTATCCtgcgctccctctctctctctctgcctctctgctTATATGTCACATCTAATCCACTGTGTCTGACTTGTGCTGTCTGTGCTGCACAAGGAGAACCAGCTGGTCCTGCAGGTGAGTGGCTCCCTCTAGAGGAGCGGAGGGGGAATTACATCTCTGAGTGGTAGCATGTACCTGTTTATGTAATGAGGAACtaggatagtgtgtgtgtgtgtgtgtgtgtgtgtgtgtggctcacTGCTTTACTTTGCCTTAAAGGAATCTCAGCTGGCTTTTGTGGTAAGTAGCTGTTCTGACTTAAGTCACTTCCTCTGTGGAAAGGAAGTCCTGAAAGTTGCATGaagcactgagtgtgtgtgtgtgtgttgcatgtgaaTATTGCCATGCATACGAGCTTGTGTACACTGAATGAATGCAACAGATAATTGCAATGAAAAAtgcttgtgattttttttatttttttttattttttattattctttaaacTTTTTGTGTTTATACTTCAATATACAACATTTCAAACCACACCAGACTTTCACTCTAAAAAGGGGCGGAGCATATCCCTGTGTAACCACCCCCTTTTTTGGCTGTAGGAGTCGTCTACAATCACTGGGCTGACCAAAGCCCTGTGGAGACGTGTAATTCATAAGGTGCCCCTCCCACCCCGTCACTCTGGGTGTTCTCACCACGCCTCTCTGAAATCTTTCCTCTCTTTATTGGCTCGTACTCACAGCGATGTCACTGgggcactctgattggttcctacctgtgtgtgtggtgtaattACCAGAGCTTGGATGGATTGTgttgggggtaaaaaaaaaaaaaaacaatcggtTTTAACGACAGACTGTGGCTTtaatgtctcacacacacacatttaactccTCTCCTGATGTCTCGGTCAGAGAGAGAACCCtgcacactctgtctgtctgtctgaggtGTGAGTCAGGGTGTGATATGACCTACTCGTCCACCTCCGCTGCTGATGTTAATCAGTCACTCGTTCCCTTAAATCAGCTCTTCATCCTCTCTAAAGGCAGTGTGCAGGTTTCTCTCGACTCGAGACCACCTGACGGACTCCTAACACGACTCGGCTACTGTTTGGAGAACTCCACTGGATGTGGGTGTGGTAATAATCCTGCATTATggttggtgaaggtgtgtgtgcacgcgtgcgcgAGAGTGTGTCCCTGGGTGGGGTAAAGTCCTCTGGAATATAAGACACACTTGCTACTGTATTACACTCTTACCCTTGTTGTGTTGGTGTAATTACTATTCTGTGCTAATTTATTAGCGTGTTTAAAGCAGTTTCGCTGCTCCAACACTAAACTAAATTACATGACACACCAGTAGGGGGCGCTGGAGTGCTGGTTTAGAGACGGTACTAcaaaccttgtgtgtgtataatatataattaTTGAGTCTGTTGCTGGATCATATAGTGCAGTGGCATAGATGTCTTTTTCTCTTCAGAATGTAGTTAGAGGAGGTGTGTCTTGTACTCCGGAGAgtctggaaaagtccagaaaatatggtaatgtctgtctgtctgtctctctgttggctgtaggatgatgatgatgtggcggTGGGCGGAGCCGATTATGACTCTGTGTCTGATAACGGCTTGTTGAGCAGGAATGAGCCGATACGCAGCCGAGTGTCCAAACTCACTGAGAGACTCCGCAAGCGTGTACCCACCAACCCCACAGGTCagagactcactcactcactcactcagttattCACTCTCACATTGAAACTGTTACTCACTCACTCCtttactctctcactcactctgtcatCCACCTACTCTTTATTATTCcctctctcttccctctctctctctgattccctccttCCCTCATCCCCCTCTCACTTACCCAAAGAATTAATGTATTTAATCCGACACTCAGTCTGAATTatattctctctgtctctctctgtaggtAACTGTTCCAGCTGTGCTGCAGCGTTCTCCGTGTTAAAGAAGAGGGTAGGTTCTCTAGACGAGACCCCGGTGTAATCGGGTTGTTGATTGTAGCCCTGATGACGGTGTGATTGTTGGATGTGTTACAGCGGTCCTGCCCTAACTGTGGTGTGAGCTTGTGTTCTCGCTGCTGTTCCTACAAAGTGCTCAGGTCCAGTATGGGAGCTACAGGTCAGAACTCCATCACTGTACATCACTACAGCGTCACTACAGCCCCATTGTACATCACTACAGTGTCACTACAGTGTCACTACAGCATCACTGTACATCACTACAGTGTCACTACAGCGTCACTGTACATCACTACAGTGTCACTACAGCGTCACTGTACATCACTACAGTGTCACTACAGCGTCACTGTACATCACTACAGTGTCACTACAGCATCACTGTACATCACTACAGTGTCACTACAGCATCACTGTACATCACTAGTGTCACTACAGCATCACTGTACATCACTACAGCGTCACTACAGCGTCACTGTACATCACTACAGCGTCACTACAGCCCCATTGTACATCACTACAGTGTCACTACAGCCCCATTGTACATCACTACAATGtcactacagccccactgtacatcactacagtgtcactacagccccactgtacatcactacagtgtcactacagccccactgtacatcactacagtgtcactacagccccactgtacatcactacagtgtcactacagccccactgtacatcactacagtgtcactacagccccactgtacatcactacagtgtcactacagccccactgtacatcactacagtgtcactacagccccactgtacatcactacagtgtcactacagccccactgtacatcactacagtgtcactacagccccactgtacatcactacagtgtcactacagccccactgtacatcactaCAGTGTCACTACAGCGTCACTGTACATCACTACAGTGTCACTACAGCGTCACTGTACATCACTACAGTGTCACTACAGCGTCACTGTACATCACTACAGTGtcactacagccccactgtacatcactacagtgtcactacagccccactgtacatcactacagtgtcactacagccccactgtacatcactacagtgtcactacagccccactgtacatcactacagtgtcactacagccccactgtacatcactaCAGTGTCACTACAGTGTCACTACAGCCCCATTGTACATCACTACAGTGtcactacagccccactgtacatcactacagtgtcactacagccccactgtacatcactacagtgtcactacagccccactgtacatcactaCAGTGTCACTACAGCCCCATTGTACATCACTACAGTGtcactacagccccactgtacatcactacagtgtcactacagtgtcactacagccccactgtacattacTACAGTGTCACTACAGCCCCATTGTACATCACTACAGTGTCACTACAGTGTCATTACAGTGTCACTACAGTGtcactacagccccactgtacatcactaCAGTGTCACTACAGTGTCACTACAGCCCCAATGTACATCACTACAGTGTCACTACAGTCCCACTGTACATCACTACAGTGTCACTACAGCCCCATTGTACATCACTACAGTGTCATTACAGTGTCACTACAGTGtcactacagccccactgtacatcactaCAGTGTCACTGCAGCGtcactacagccccactgtacatcactaCAGTGTCACTGCAGCGtcactacagccccactgtacatcactaCAGTGTCACTGCAGCGtcactacagccccactgtacatcactacagtgtcactacagtgtcactacagccccactgtacatcactacagtgtcactacagccccactgtacatcactacagtgtcactacagccccactgtacatcactacagtgtcactacagccccactgtacatcactacagtgtcactacagccccactgtacatcactacagtgtcactacagccccactgtacatcactacagtgtcactacagccccactgtacatcactacagtgtcactacagccccactgtacatcactacagtgtcactacagccccactgtacatcactacagtgtcactgcagccccactgtacatcactaCAGTGTCACTGCAGCGtcactacagccccactgtacatcactacagcgtcgctacagccccactgtacatcactacagcgtcgctacagccccactgtacatcactacagcgtcgctacagccccactgtacatcactacagcgtcgctacagccccactgtacatcaccTACAgtgtcgctacagccccactgtacatcactacagccccactgtacatcgctacagcgtcgctacagccccactgtacatcgctacagcgtcgctacagccccactgtacatcgctacagcgtcgctacagccccactgtacatcgctacagccccactgtacatcgctacagcgtcgctacagccccactgtacatcgctacagcgtcgctacagccccacagcgtcgctacagccccactgtgcgtcgctacagccccactgtatgtCGCTACagcgtcgctacagccccactgtatgtCGCTACagcgtcgctacagccccactgtatgtCGCTACagcgtcgctacagccccactgtatgtCGCTACagcgtcgctacagccccactgtatgtCGCTACagcgtcgctacagccccactgtatgtcgctacagccccactgtatgtCGCTACagcgtcgctacagccccactgtacgtcgctacagcgtcgctacagccccactgtgcgtcgctacagccccactgtacgtcgctacagcatcgctacagcccGACTGTACATCGCTAgagcatcgctacagccccactgtacattgttacagcatcgctacagccccactgtacatcgctacaTGCGTCGCTACATCGCTACagcgtcgctacagccccactgtgcgtcgctacagccccactgtacgtcgctacagcgtcgctacagccccactgtacgtcgctacagcatcgctacagccccactgtacatcgctacagcatcgctacagccccactgtgcgtcgctacagccccactgtacgtcgctacagcgtcgctacagccccactgtacgtcgctacagcatcgctacagccccactgtacatcgctacagcgtcgctacagccccactgtacatcacctacagccccactgtacatcactaCAGTGTCACTACAACCCCACTGTACGTCGCTACagcgtcgctacagccccactgtacatcgctacagcgtcgctacagccccactgtacatcgctacagcatcgctacagccccactgtacatcgctacagcgtcgctacagccccactgtacatcgctacagccccactgtacatcgctacagcgtcgctacagccccactgtacatcgctacagccccactgtacatcgctacagcgtcgctacatcgctacagccccactgtatgtcgctacagccccactgtacgtcgctacagcgtcgctacagccccactgtacgtcgctacagcgtcgctacagccccactgtacgtcgctacagccccactgtacgtcgctacagcgtcgctacagccccactgtacgtcgctacagcgtcgctacagccccactgtacgtcgctacagccccactgtacgtcgctacagcatcgctacagccccactgtacatcgctacagccccactgtacatcgttACAGCattgctacagccccactgtacatcgctacagcatcgctacagccccactgtacatcgcaacagcatcgctacagccccactgtacgtcgctacagccccactgtacgtcgctacagccccactgtacatcactaCAGCATCACTACAGCCCCCATGTACATCgctacagcatcgctacagccccactgtgcgtcgctacagccccactgtacattgctacagccccactgtacattgcTACAGCCCCATTGTACATCgctacagcatcgctacagccccactgtacatcgctacagcatcgctacagccccactgtacgtcgctacagcatcgctacagccccactgtacatcgctacagcatcgctacagccccactgtacatcgctacagccccactgtacatcgctacagcatcgctacagccccactgtacatcgctacagccccactgtgcgttgctacagccccactgtatgtCGCTACAGCATCACTACAGCCCCACTAtacatcgctacagccccactgtacatcactacagcatcgctacagccccactgtacatcgctacagcatcgctacagccccactgtacatcgctacagcatcgctacagccccactgtacatcgctacagcatcgctacagccccactgtacatcgctacagcatcgctacagccccactgtacgtcgctacagcatcgctacagccccactgtgcgtcgctacagccccactgtgcgtcgctacagccccactgtgcgtcgctacagcatcgctacagccccactgtacatcgctacagcatcgctacagccccactgtacatcgctacagccccactgtacgtcgctacagcatcgctacagccccactgtacgtcgctacagcatcgctacagccccactgtacatcgctacagccccactgtgcgTCGCTATAGCCCCACTGTACGTCgctacagcatcgctacagccccactgtacatcgctacagcatcgctacagccccactgtacatcgctacagcatcgctacagccccactgtacatcgctacagcatcgctacagccccactgtacatcgctacagcatcgctacagccccactgtacgtcgctacagcatcgctacagccccactgtgcgtcgctacagccccactgtgcgtcgctacagccccactgtgcgtcgctacagcatcgctacagccccactgtacatcgctacagcatcgctacagccccactgtacatcgctacagccccactgtacgtcgctacagcatcgctacagccccactgtacgtcgctacagcatcgctacagccccactgtacatcgctacagccccactgtgcgTCGCTATAGCCCCACTGTACGTCgctacagcatcgctacagccccactgtacatcgctacagccccactgtacatcactaCAGCATCACTACGGCCCCACTGTGCGTCGCTACGGCCCCACTGTGCGTCGCTACGGCCCCACTGTGCGTCgctacagcatcgctacagccccactgtacgtcgctacagccccactgtacgtcgctacagccccactgtacatcgctacagcatcgctacagccccactgtacatcgctacagcatcgctacagccccactgtacgtcgctacagccccactgtacatcgctacagccccactgtacatcgctacagccccactgtgcgtcgctacagccccactgtacgtcgctacagcatcgctacagccccactgtacgtcgctacagcatcgctacagccccactgtacattgctacagcatcgctacagccccactgtacatcgctacagccccactgtacatcgctacagccccactgtacatcgctacagcatcgctacagccccactgtacatcgctacagccccactgtacatcactacagcatcgctacagccccactgtacgtcgctacagccccactgtacgtcgctacagccccactgtacatcgctatagccccactgtacgtcgctacagcatcgctacagccccactgtacatcgctacagccccagtgtacatcgctacagccccagtgtacatcgctacagccccagtgtacatcgctacagcatcgctacagccccactgtgcatcgctacagccccactgtacgtcgctacagcatcgctacagccccactgtacatcgctacagccccactgtacatcgctacagccccactgtacatcactacagcatcgctacagccccactgtacatcgctacagcatcgctacagccccactgtacatcgctacagcatcgctacagccccactgtacatcgctacagcatcgctacagccccactgtctgtcgctacagccccactgtacatcactacagcatcgctacagccccactgtacatcgctacagcatcgctacagccccactgtacatcgctacagccccactgtgcgtcgctacagccccactgtacgtcgctacagcatcgctacagccccagtgtacatcgctacagcatcgctacagccccactgtacatcgctacagccccactgtacatcgctacagcatcgctacagccccactgtacatcgctacagccccactgtgcgtcgctacagccccactgtacgtcgctacaggatcgctacagccccactgtgcgtcgctacagccccactgtacgtcgctacagcatcgctacagccccactgtacatcgctacagccccactgtacatcgctacagccccactgtacatcgctgcagcatcgctacagccccactgtgcgtcgctacagccccactgtacgtcgctacagccccactgtacgtcgctacagccccactgtacatcactacagccccactgtacatcgctacagcatcgctacagccccactgtacatcgctacagccccactgtgcgtcgctacagcatcgctacagccccactgtacgtcgctac
The DNA window shown above is from Neoarius graeffei isolate fNeoGra1 chromosome 18, fNeoGra1.pri, whole genome shotgun sequence and carries:
- the zfyve27 gene encoding protrudin isoform X1, whose translation is MQPGSQETLPATGERTEPSQVPSKDTSSLDGTSDLGSPRTVTFDLFNMVVSYKRMAIFLEPVTDVVEVLRYLLGWRMPLCSLFCCILLNILFITLSEVVWFSLLLLVVSVPAVLGYLGDRCQADASDAAVQKKRHHAVQRRELQTVRMTRQEAMMEVKGLLKRLDEFLTQACMYAESVYKVLYWESHTASSLFYGFLLTTVCLLYTAPVGWSLSLINSTLFIWNKDFCRLVLQLKDLFRSPPVQPAEGETEKSDPDPSHVSDRTPTPTSLEDLSPGSVEEAEEAEPDDEFRDAIEENQLVLQESSTITGLTKALWRRVIHKDDDDVAVGGADYDSVSDNGLLSRNEPIRSRVSKLTERLRKRVPTNPTGNCSSCAAAFSVLKKRRSCPNCGVSLCSRCCSYKVLRSSMGATAPEAQRETVFVCAPCNTYLSVK
- the zfyve27 gene encoding protrudin isoform X2, giving the protein MQPGSQETLPATGERTEPSQVPSKDTSSLDGTSDLGSPRTVTFDLFNMVVSYKRMAIFLEPVTDVVEVLRYLLGWRMPLCSLFCCILLNILFITLSEVVWFSLLLLVVSVPAVLGYLGDRCQADASDAAVQKKRHHAVQRRELQTVRMTRQEAMMEVKGLLKRLDEFLTQACMYAESVYKVLYWESHTASSLFYGFLLTTVCLLYTAPVGWSLSLINSTLFIWNKDFCRLVLQLKDLFRSPPVQPAEGETEKSDPDPSHVSDRTPTPTSLEDLSPGSVEEAEEAEPDDEFRDAIEESSTITGLTKALWRRVIHKDDDDVAVGGADYDSVSDNGLLSRNEPIRSRVSKLTERLRKRVPTNPTGNCSSCAAAFSVLKKRRSCPNCGVSLCSRCCSYKVLRSSMGATAPEAQRETVFVCAPCNTYLSVK
- the zfyve27 gene encoding protrudin isoform X3 codes for the protein MQPGSQETLPATGERTEPSQVPSKDTSSLDGTSDLGSPRTVTFDLFNMVVSYKRMAIFLEPVTDVVEVLRYLLGWRMPLCSLFCCILLNILFITLSEVVWFSLLLLVVSVPAVLGYLGDRCQADASDAAVQKKRHHAVQRRELQTVRMTRQEAMMEVKGLLKRLDEFLTQACMYAESVYKVLYWESHTASSLFYGFLLTTVCLLYTAPVGWSLSLINSTLFIWNKDFCRLVLQLKDLFRSPPVQPAEGETEKSDPDPSHVSDRTPTPTSLEDLSPGSVEEAEEAEPDDEFRDAIEDDDDVAVGGADYDSVSDNGLLSRNEPIRSRVSKLTERLRKRVPTNPTGNCSSCAAAFSVLKKRRSCPNCGVSLCSRCCSYKVLRSSMGATAPEAQRETVFVCAPCNTYLSVK